In Papaver somniferum cultivar HN1 chromosome 9, ASM357369v1, whole genome shotgun sequence, the genomic stretch AGGGTTACTGTTCAGACTCAGGGTATAGTGGTGTTTGCTTCTCTCTTTACCTTGTTTACACTCGTTCCATATTTGATCGCGAAAAGGGTTTTGATAGATCGATTTTTACGAATCATTACAATGGAAAATTTAATTATATACTGGCtcttaatcatgggcatggattAGAATTGTTGTATGCGACTTCGACTGTGCCTGGAATTATTAGTGATAGTGCTACTTGTTATGACAGTACAGTGTGTATAGAAATATTTCAAAGGATTTGGATAACCAAGATTCTGTGGAAGGGAGTGGTTGAAACTGCGCAGGCTTATCACCTATTTAGTACAATGTCTCAACGGAGTACTGTATACTGTACTTCTGGGGTAACTCAAGTCATAAAGCGGTGCGCGGCTGATAAGACACAAGTATGGTTTGGTAAAACGCATGGTACTATTCTATGGAGTTGTTGTGTAAGTGCAGATTTCTTATGTTTGCAGCTCACAGATAGGTTACCTACAGGTGTTAATCGCCTCCATGTTCAATCAATGAAGCTTCTTCTTAACGCAAAAGAGAAATATGATGTCTTGACATTCTTGTGATGAGTTTAGCAGGTAACATTAGATTTCTTTCACTCAATACGGCAGTTACAGTCTATCATGGTGTTTGTAGAGTGCAAACTCAAGCTTCTCCTTCTCATGTGTTGCTGCCTTGGGATGCTTGTGGAAATTGTTTTGCTCGCCTGCTTATGAGAGCTCATACTCCAGCTGTTACTGTGTCTATACACTGGTTTCATATCTTGAATTTAAATGATGACTTTGTGGATTTCCCTGTTTCTTCTCTTGTGAAACCGGTGTGTGGCTCTGAATTCTCGTGGGTGGTGTATCAACCAATGATGGTTTCTACCAAGTTGGAGTTCTTTGCAACGATGAGTGGCATCAAGGTCTTTCTTGTGGTGTCTCAGTTTCTACATGTGTTGCTCCGGGTAATGTACCTGAGATGGAAATTTATATTGGTTTCAGCTGATTTATGGAATATAGGAACAAGTACTGGTACTATGAGTTATAAAAGGTTATTGTTTGATAGAGGAAAAATGCAGGTCGCTGCTGCGGCAACTACTCTGTTTGTTCACCTGCCTGTTGTGCTGGCACAGGACAGTCACTGGACAATATTCCTCTTCGTTACAGTACATTCTAATGCTCCATTATATTGTGTACTGATGAGTATTCTTAAGGATGGTTGGGATTTAACTGGGTCACCAAGTACCCTTGTCACCGCGACTTATGTTTTCAAATTCTTCACAGTATTCAAGAATGCAGTAATGAGATATATTGAGTTCCTCGAGCTGTTGAAGGTTACCGTATGGGTTTCAGTCAAGAAATCTATTCGTGGTCAATTCCTGGGGGCTCCAGAGTTCAAGCAACTTCAAAAAGGGGTAATACGCACTGTACTGGTTCGGAGTGGAGCTACCTGGAGGATTGATGATATATTGCATCGATGATGTACACATCGGCAATCTGGGTTATTGGACATGTGGTTTCCTATTCATACCTCAGCAGCCAAGAGTGATGCTTCAAGTGGTGTTTTTATTAGTGCTTACCAAGCTGTGCAAATGATGTCAGGTCTACTGCTTGATTGTAAGGCAGAATGTAAGACCAGCTGTACACCTTCCACTTTCCACCTTTCACATAGATGGTCAGATTATTACTAGGGTTGATGTAATAGTTCGGGACATTACAAGGCATTTACTAAGCATCACGACTGTAGTTGCAATaaatcctatactacacccctcatatgatttcattattactcaactcattttcagGTTTacacttaattttattgatcaatctttgaatgttcttacaagaaaagataaaggaatcaagaatgacctctgctctagaatttctctctcctatttacttgtttcttactcaaaaagatctcgctcctttctttacaacttgaacgactatttatagggaaatacatagtggatgacagctaatctgtcctttattttcgggtatggtttgcgacattctcgcaaccttacaaatgttaatttcgcaagctttctaattttcgcagaactatcacatctttctcgtgattctagctgacgtcgtttatcgtatcatttctgaaattgttctgcgacgctgttgtgtagttgataatttcgctgagacattatcgttgcaagattctgatcctacatcttgcctcttctcatatcgtctctgcaaagtagaggatgatgtgagaaatgccgcagctgttcatctcttcatattctgcatttatcacacgtattctttcttccatctgtttcttgacacgtcttttgtaaccgctgctttcaaccgctcacatcttttcgtcttaatgatgtttatttcttagagtaaaaaaatctcctttatatactcttcttactcttctttccactttctttttactttctcttctctttttattctctcatctctgcaactctgttattcttctgcaaattctgctactgtaattttttCCCCCtttaatcttcttactttttattcattcccatactttatattcaaatatggctccaagtggtcatagacatgagaagaatttaaaagatgtccaaaaagatcttgctgataaaggtttcacactctctaccattcctggtgaaaatgccaaatcaattctttctgtcaaacttttctctgatcagtactgtgatgatcaatcaatcataatttcgctaggtcagattctcgcaggtctccctattcctctttatgacccagattttcctttattctatgaaattctcgctcacccaggattttcgcgagctatcttccaactgagtggggattgcatccgtttgatgctagagttcgctaacggTGGTGccggtaaaggatctctgtactccaaagagcttagggatcctaaattcgcagacctagagataattgctgagaaatacacagtagcgagtttctttgagaactatgaacttatctccatgaagaaagagaatactcgctaggGTATTCGTTTAAAAGGGAAAGATaaaattgatgaagctaaaattctcatgcaagatattgattggcactctggtaaaaacacaactcctcgccaatccaaagatgataaatggtgtgtttttcctttaatgctaagaGGACCTTACATtgatgggtcaaatgttcttcctgcgaatctcgctgcttatcaaccttgggttttctcttggcccgagaaggagaaagaggtatgtttcttcccatttagttCACTTTAcgtttctttatttgtctttattattttgttcgctaactcttgcgacattctgcagatccaaaaactgaaagatagttataacaggactgggaaagctagtactctgttagctcttcgttcatacacagatgaggtaagaaatttttccttatgattttaaactATATACTATTGTTTCCATTCCTTAtttttatctgtgtgtgaagattattgctgaaatagaagagcctgctgatgttgcgaagactggtgataaaggtaaaggtgctcttcgcagagaaaaatcaactacTCCTCCtttaaagaaaaggaaagtccgttcttcttctccttcaaatattcctcctcaagaaaattccggaagtgacaaggatgatgaggacaataaTGATCTtgtcgcaagtgaagattttccacctgaatcttctatggctaagctctctggcctcttttctgattctctgcaaggaatgggagatagccaattcgccaacacctgcaaggctctcgctacactttgcgatgtccctttactggatggtgatagttctcttcgtggagtttctagatcagtgactcccgacttcttgcattcccttAATAGTCGGGTATATTTTTATccatttatttcttcattgtcataactcaaaatttctttctatattaatattttttatattttctcgcaggatggaaaagcttctttcgttgttgcctcggatctagagaggagacgcgaaaatcttgaaaagaagaatcttcaatttcgcacgaagaatgaagaattggaagctgaagttaaaggtcttcgcgagaaaaatagacaactagaaattgattcttcttcgtataagaacaaaatctctagtcttcagcaatataataatcagctttacggtatgttacttttctctttccccttcattcattcatcctgttgttttatcttatttaaatgatcctttttgcagacatttatggtctttctgatgaagctacccttcttcgttcatttcctaatgccttggataatgatacccttcttgagcgtcttaacaattccttaaatagcttattaaatgatagaatttcatctctttctctaaatgagcttagatctaaatttcgcctcttagaaattgaccatagatctagtttaggcttagccaaccgatttaagcgtctccttcttgattctaaagagaaaaccaatgagttaagaaccaaaattagcggtctcatagatgatagggatcgcatctctgatcaaggtgctaaggctttggagaaattccaagagactcttcttgaatttcaacttgaacgagatgaagctaaccgcaagaatatcgaactctgcgaaagggaaaatcaaattcgttctcgtcttcttataagtaatgaggatgaatttgtttgggctgcgaaaatcttagatgatgccagaaaagatttaggtgtaaatgttagtctccaagttgagcatacaaccttgattagagatatgatttctgacagggaaggttactaactgctcttctttactaatcttttgcttcttatgaattttcatcaagttaataattgattgtcttttgctcgtagattctgaaagtagatatcgtgaaaagattgaggaactcgaagctgaaaagaaggaactcgcaaagaatctttcttctcgcaacgacaagtattcaagattaaagaatcaaatcaagatcactgttgcgaattttaagaatgatgctatgcattttcgcaatcaaactatccaaatggtttgtgacgatcataatatcccacattctgattatccttgtctcttggaagaaatcccacagaatactcccagtttgattatctctgatagcgaagatgatgatgaagaatctgatggtgatgaaggttctgatggtgatgaagattctgacgcagacgaagaaggaaacaagtctgataaagataatgaaggatcaactaagaagtagtctttatttctttctttgattctttgtaatacttgtacatttattccttctttctgtatatttgtgtttctttcattttgacctgcattcattaaaacaattcttccttgcaatacagttaatcaatataatcattaatttttgaatctttgagtaaatctatcatatggagacaaataacattttctaatttcatacattcccatactttcctctgttatttgtatccaaatgagatattttataaatttttcttattttatgcctcaatttcgcagttaattatgtataatttcgctatcttacacgaaatgaattttgattcttttcaaaatctcattcctgtgtggtcttattttccttcctaattaaaggtcttattatgccacctcttgtcattgcgacaaaatcgcaggacgtccttgcactttcatgcaaaaacccattgatcttgccttaactttttcttttgtattatggcctcttcaggaatgttgcgacaatatgacaggtctaaatattcttgcgaaaataaagccccatgacattgccgtcttgcaacgaaatcgcaggacgtcttcgcactttcatgcgaaaacccattgatctcatcttatctttttcttttgtattattgcctcttcaggattgttgcacaaatatgacaagccttaatacccttgcgaataaaaagcctcatgacatttgcctcttaagacacttatcatctccctaatggagggtgtctccCTTATCTCcctcctggttgccccttcaaggaggcgtacttataccatacaaggttagctcctcccatccagtcttaacaacaaccagttgttttcgcagcctcttatcccttttacctatagggcttatggttaagagactgcaccctaagtggggttttcttcaggacgactgcagtataagccaagacttgtcaagaatggcaaagtacgcttcaaacttccctggcactcttgactcaaccgtgtacctcggcgccttgatcagatctccactccttgggagagtccttattaccttagtcgcccaacctaagtcatatgcttaagctgagaatccaaggtgcctctcccggatgggctttattgaccccaaatctccatgactcaggttccggtggcggtgtagcctttcccttagccatgcaacaggtacccccttatatgacgtactttaggtcttacttGCCTcgtgcgaaattgtattcgcgaactagggtgtacgccataaaggttcgcctctttctcttttgtcatttttctctgattattttctgtaaaattcattatctctgcgagagtctcgcacatcaccatattgtatttggatttcgcaatctcaattttgtcattcaatcaaatgtatttttgagaattttacttattgcgagaatgtcgcaacaacttaatcatccatacatttcttgtttttattacctttgccatcctctgcttctttactattttcttctattgcttccttggtagtggtatgttcatcatttttattctgagctagcattagtttcgcaacatctctactccttttctttcgattgcatccaccatcaacctctcacttctctgtgtatctttgattttgtgtcgccaattttccttcttgtttgctcttccttcgcaagattctatctcagtttcgtaacacctctttccttcaacccaatctccctttatgattcctacaccactagggtgagggaatttgatgcattggtggaaagttgaagctacacctataatcccatgtagccaaggtcgaccaattaacgcattgtagggtgattctacatcaacgacacagaataagatttcggaagatattcccttcaatggaattcgcatagtaacctcccctttaggcttgttagcagtaccattaaaaccatatatcctaTATGtttatggtataagatcatcatctcttcctcccatagttttataagtatgataaaataagatgttcacagagcttccagtatcgattagaattctattaattgcccatgaatcttcagcttcatcatcctcatcttctttcggttttggattaatttctaattttaccaccaatggattatcatgcacctcttcaccttcgggaatctcttctgcggtaaaagaaataatctttttctgccattcctctagtggcgagattttcgcaatattcataatttctcttccatcgttatctcttgcgaacactctactcaaaacattatcatgaaaatcttcaattgtcttatatgaatgtacgatagagtgacagaatatattttttgcttttgcaccaacttctatgaagaatgtttccttctttttcatcatattcactttgtgatgctctggttgtggtggcagtggttgagattgtggatgccctaccaaaaagtggtttagttttccttgatctatcattctcaaaataattctttttacatttctgcaatcatttgttgtatgtccatgaaaatgatgataagaacaaaactcatggcttccgtggtttggaggtggttccgttcccatgttccatggtgttggtatattctccatcaaaattatagcttcccatattttctccacacttgcatttagaggtggcatcttgatttcttcccatactaccttgtgacctccttgtcctctattatagttttgtctttgacctccataagtttcttgtagttgatcgagtctttgaatcttgttatttccaccacgattgtagaaatttctttctctttcatactcctcttgatctcggcttcccatagccactagtTTCTGTTGACTGTTactcgtcaccttctcttgttgtacttgcgaagtattcgctactgtatttattagcttgggtaataaacttgcattcgctgtttgtgagttggtgttcgcaactggatatgattccatttcattttgcctttattctagagcaatgtattcttcttgaagttctcgcaattcagtcattgtgatcatattcttgactctgaaaatttggacatacaataggtttgttgcaaacatagcattgataaatgataatataagatatctctcatctacacggccagccatttcgctacacatagttctccatcttttagtcaggtgtttcaaagtttcgccaatcctctgttttaatccaaacacatcttctataccaggtcgcgaagaattattacttatatattcccctaagaatgtagtctgcaaatgattgaaggatgttattgtgttATTTGGTAGACCtccaaaccattttaacgcctctcctgttaagctggatgcgaaatatttgcacaatacggcatcatgtttttcccattgtaacatgcacctcacataggctttaatgtgttgaattgcacaagttgttccataaaaaatgctggttaatgcgggcaaattgcatttcggtggtattcctcctaattgtacttcccttgtaagtggagttttcgcagcttcttctattgcttcatccaattgtcttatgcctacttctcctctattatttagcattcctctcatttcttctaattctttcaagatttgtttatttacacctgaatcttgatccattggtctttttaatttcgcctctcttcttctgcgttcatgtctatcttctctcgcgaaattttgcatttcttcttcattatcctcatctcgtcttcttctacgattctcttcctcatctctatcttgaattcgcatatgatgatgcctttcatttcccctccatgattttgttcatttcttatcaattccattcgctgtctttcagccatcctctgtactctatcatactcctcattgagattaccgttattccggttttgtgtacgccttctttctcgattgtcgtgattgttctggcgaattgtctcctgaagctcttgttcttccatttccgctctcaatctttcacgttcgcagattaaacgtgcttgttcagcataatgtctttcaatttcttcttcaattgtctgttgatttctttgagtttctctttcatgtaaaattcttcttccttcctctcgatttccttcgccatcttggtcatttcgtccctgacgttgtccgttctcttgatttccaccatttttcccatcatcaaaagtttcattttgtggaacgtaacgatcatcagctctttctctattttcgcgatattcttcatcaggatttgatatttcttcttgaatattgtttccagcattgattgtgggtgagtttcgcctcatttctcttctaatcgatcttgaatatgattttgtaatacttctcgatcttctattctgtagtcttatattctccatccttaattcgtgattttgccttgttagatttgcacgttcttctgcctcagctcttctttcttcatgtattcttcgtctcaacgtttctaacgctccaatttcctcatctccatgaattattccttcatctgcttcttgatttctctcttcctgtatactcaccctatcgtaatctgtattcctcccttgaactagtgtttgttgaattggtggttgaatttgattttctctattacttctcattctattagattctcccatttcacttctttctctcccagcaattctcttgcttcttctaatagtagtcggttgttcagatgtatttcttcttctaaccatttcttcaatgttaacaatattgcaagaaattatggaaaattcttaatcaatcactctaatcttcacaaatctcaatattaattttcatctttttctagaataatcttcaatacctccctgtttctagcgccattatgtagttgcaagaaatcctacactacacccctcatatgatttcattattactcaactcatttttaggtttacactcttaattttattgatcaatctttgaatgttcttacaagaaaagataaaggaatcaagaatgacctctgctctagactttctctttc encodes the following:
- the LOC113313880 gene encoding uncharacterized protein LOC113313880, encoding MSLAGNIRFLSLNTAVTVYHGVCRVQTQASPSHVLLPWDACGNCFARLLMRAHTPAVTVSIHWFHILNLNDDFVDFPVSSLVKPVCGSEFSWVVYQPMMVSTKLEFFATMSGIKVFLVVSQFLHVLLRVAAAATTLFVHLPVVLAQDSHWTIFLFVTVHSNAPLYCVLMSILKDGWDLTGSPSTLVTATYVFKFFTVFKNAVMRYIEFLELLKVTVWVSVKKSIRGQFLGAPEFKQLQKGVIRTVLVRSGATWRIDDILHR